In a single window of the Botrytis cinerea B05.10 chromosome 10, complete sequence genome:
- the Bcste3 gene encoding Bcste3 yields MSTIISTGPDAPGVNYSVSANAITLPLFSILFILLLIVPFRLLYRVNNIAACALVTINIISLIFVAMNALLWPTDSLASRFSGHIVCDIQVLIRQALYTAMTSTTCCISLFLARAVNTDNACMHESRAMKRRRVAKDCAFCFSIPILQVALHYTIQTNRFTVMTIYGCVDVTDLSWPSIVILHIWPLIFACLNCYFAFLVIYRLRRHRTNFTSTLSSSSSGLSPRRFFKLFSMSLILLIVYFPVVIYYFYLNVSWPLHAYSWSYVHDPSFWPTIFFWRIADAPKGMQYDAWNWNSLAFLIVIFWGCNSEGMEIYRKGLCKLGLARCWPRLRMSMQERRMEKMEGNSRAGMSGGSVSGSWAGKFDLITKTIHYFEDQEAKSRKQSVATTTTLGDEVMNTASRKPSHTPTYESVKSSNSGCKSLDTTSYNPSAYKISDATTCETINEKETSISSTSATCKDSDVISPVSITPSPNNTYSHFPDHELGGEEVTIPSQTSAGMWRTFRTHLNPLSLGSLLVRGQKPNNQDSHTGYHPHSNSRSTIHPTPNLNPTITNQNSTHETKIWATGALKDSNEEHKESNTGLSVTGDSTKSLGDYAEDENCNPDDLLANPKPGTRVYRERERREKISEREERKKVMEKERREKDEGNEKRSGIGEGLNVERTFDIVEERSIGRACSS; encoded by the exons ATGTCCACGATCATAAGCACAGGACCTGATGCACCAGGAGTAAATTATTCTGTATCCGCCAATGCAATTACTCTTCCACTATTCTCCATACTCTTCATACTACTCCTAATCGTTCCATTCCGTCTTCTCTACCGCGTCAACAATATAGCCGCCTGCGCACTCGTCACAATAAACATAATTTCCCTCATCTTTGTCGCCATGAATGCTCTCCTCTGGCCTACCGATTCCCTCGCCTCTCGATTCTCCGGCCACATAGTCTGCGATATCCAAGTACTGATCCGTCAAGCTCTCTACACAGCGATGACCTCAACAACATGTTGCATATCTTTGTTTCTCGCAAGAGCGGTAAATACGGATAACGCATGTATGCATGAAAGTCGAGcgatgaaaagaagaagagtagCGAAAGATTGTGCGTTTTGTTTTTCGATCCCGATTTTGCAAGTCGCGCTGCATTACACAATACAGACGAATAGGTTCACGGTTATGACTATTTatggatgtgtggatgtgaCAGATTTGAGTTGGCCGAGTATTGTTATTTTACATATTTGGCCACTCATTTTTGCGTGTTTGAATTGTTATTTTGCTT TCCTAGTGATTTATCGTCTCCGTCGACACCGCACGAATTTTACTAGtactctttcctcttcctcttcgggCCTCAGTCCTCGTCGATTCTTCAAACTTTTTTCCATGTCCCTTATTCTTCTAATAGTATACTTTCCAGTcgttatttattatttctatctcAATGTAAGCTGGCCTTTACACGCATATTCTTGGTCATATGTTCATGATCCTTCATTTTGGCCTACGATTTTCTTCTGGAGAATTGCGGATGCGCCAAAGGGTATGCAGTATGATgcatggaattggaattcttTGGCTTTTTTAATTGTGATATTCTGGGGTTGTAATAGCGAGGGGATGGAGATTTATAGAAAGGGATTATGTAAATTGGGACTGGCGAGGTGTTGGCCGAGATTGAGGATGAGCatgcaagaaagaagaatggagaaaATGGAGGGGAACAGTAGGGCTGGGATGAGTGGTGGGAGTGTGAGTGGGAGTTGGGCAGgtaaatttgatttgattacGAAGACGATTCATTATTTTGAGGATCAGGAGGCGAAAAGTAGGAAACAGAGTGTAGCTACAACAACTACATTGGGCGATGAAGT GATGAATACCGCGAGCCGCAAGCCCTCTCATACCCCAACCTATGAATCAGTCAAGTCCAGCAACTCGGGTTGTAAATCCCTCGATACAACTAGCTACAATCCATCGGCCTACAAAATCTCCGACGCGACAACTTGCGAAACCATAAATGAGAAAGAGacttccatctcatctacATCTGCTACTTGCAAAGACTCAGATGTCATCTCCCCAGTTTCGATAACACCGAGCCCAAATAATACGTACTCGCATTTTCCAGATCATGAATTAGGGGGTGAGGAGGTTACAATCCCGTCACAAACTTCAGCAGGGATGTGGAGGACCTTTAGAACGCATCTCAATCCACTATCTCTGGGTTCCTTACTTGTTCGTGGCCAGAAACCAAATAATCAGGATTCGCATACTGGATATCATCCGCACTCCAACTCACGCTCAACAATTCATCCGACTCCAAACTTAAACCCCACCATCACAAATCAGAATTCAACACACGAGACAAAAATATGGGCGACTGGTGCTCTGAAAGATTCGAATGAAGAACATAAAGAATCCAATACAGGGCTGTCGGTTACTGGGGATTCGACTAAATCTCTGGGTGATTATGCGGAAGATGAGAATTGTAATCCAGATGATCTTCTTGCGAATCCGAAACCGGGAACTAGGGTttacagagagagagagagacggGAAAAGATTtcggagagagaagagagaaagaaggtgatggaaaaggagaggagagaaaaggatgaGGGGAATGAGAAAAGAAGCGGAATAGGCGAGGGATTGAATGTTGAGCggacttttgatattgtggaaGAGAGAAGTATTGGAAGAGCGTGTAGCTCTTGA
- the Bcgst1 gene encoding Bcgst1, whose amino-acid sequence MASQSDIHLYTTQTPNGIKISITLEELGLSYEVHKIDISKNTQKEPWFLEINPNGRIPALTDTFTDGKKINLFESGSIQQYLVDRYDTEHKISYPKGTREYYEVNNWLFFLNAGVGPMQGQANHFSKYAPERIEYGINRYTNETRRLYSVLNTHLEKSTSGYLVGDRCTIADIAHWGWVTAAFYSGVDIEEFPALKAWDERMEKRPGVEKGRHVPDPHNIGALKKDPEREAKMKAAAEKGREWIQAGMKSDAKK is encoded by the exons ATGGCTTCCCAATCAGACATTCATCTCTACACAACCCAAACTCCTAATGGAATCAAGATATCGATCACTTTGGAGGAACTGGGTCTTTCCTACGAGGTACACAAGATTGACATCTCTAAAAACACCCAAAAAGAGCCATGGTTTCTTGAGATAAATCCCAATGGACGAATTCCCGCTTTGACCGATACATTCAcggatggaaagaagatcAATCTGTTTGAGAGTGGTAGCATTCAGCAATACCTCGTCGATAGATATGATACCGAGCATAAGATCTCATACCCAAAGGGTACAAGAGAGTACTATGAAGTCAACAACTGG CTCTTTTTCCTCAATGCTGGTGTAGGTCCCATGCAAGGTCAAGCTAACCACTTCTCAAAATACGCCCCCGAGAGGATCGAGTATGGTATCAATCGCTATACAAATGAGACCAGGCGTTTGTATTCTGTCCTCAATACTCATCTAGAAAAATCAACCTCTGGTTATT TGGTTGGTGACAGATGTACAATCGCTGATATTGCTCATTGGGGTTGGGTAACTGCTGCCTTTTACAGTGGAGTTGATATCGAGGAATTCCCAGCTCTCAAGGCATGGGatgagagaatggaaaagagaCCTGGAGTTGAGAAGGGCCGTCATGTACCAGATCCACACAACATCGGAGCCTTAAAGAAAGACCCTGAACGTGAGGCAAAAATGAAGGCTGCGGCAGAGAAAGGTAGAGAATGGATCCAGGCAGGTATGAAGAGCGATGCCAAGAAATAA